From the Francisella frigiditurris genome, one window contains:
- a CDS encoding 5-formyltetrahydrofolate cyclo-ligase, whose protein sequence is MIKKEFRQELLQKRRNLENKWFLSEQLNLKAIKYLKDNFDKNIKIASYSSFRDEVDTSTLNRHFQVYLPIIHPFIKRGLWFVKDTIKYRQNKFNIPEPIYSIQDIFAPWELDVILVPLVGFNEKKYRMGMGGGFYDYSFKFKKSFNSPLAIGLAFDEQQNNDIIIDSHDIALDVIITPTRIL, encoded by the coding sequence ATGATAAAAAAAGAGTTTAGACAAGAGCTTTTGCAAAAACGAAGAAATCTAGAAAACAAATGGTTTTTATCTGAACAACTTAATCTTAAAGCCATAAAATATCTAAAAGATAATTTTGATAAAAATATAAAAATAGCAAGCTACAGCTCTTTTCGTGATGAAGTTGACACTAGCACTTTAAACAGACACTTTCAGGTTTATCTCCCAATAATACACCCATTTATAAAACGTGGCCTATGGTTTGTAAAAGATACTATCAAATATCGTCAAAACAAATTTAACATTCCTGAACCTATTTATTCAATACAAGATATATTCGCTCCTTGGGAACTCGATGTAATTTTAGTTCCATTAGTTGGCTTTAATGAAAAAAAATACAGAATGGGTATGGGGGGAGGTTTTTATGACTACTCTTTCAAATTTAAAAAGTCTTTTAATTCTCCTTTAGCTATAGGTCTTGCCTTTGATGAACAGCAAAATAATGATATTATCATAGATAGTCACGACATTGCTCTTGATGTAATTATTACACCTACAAGGATTTTATAG
- a CDS encoding UPF0149 family protein has protein sequence MENKKPSYSDVTEALRVMQALTNSSEAHGLLCALFSFGADVKFTAWADSLMTKSIEDGDVVATSAISVMKKLYDYTKEQFDEKGLSFDLFIPEDTEILSYRAEALTYWIKGFLSGVGLFGLDYENSNSKEVKEAIRDLMQISYMDYEALDDGDASEEDFMELVEYTKVAVLLIDSESV, from the coding sequence ATGGAAAATAAAAAACCTAGTTATTCTGATGTAACAGAAGCTTTAAGAGTTATGCAAGCTTTAACAAACTCTTCAGAGGCTCATGGATTATTGTGTGCATTATTTAGTTTTGGTGCAGATGTTAAATTTACAGCATGGGCTGATTCATTGATGACGAAATCTATAGAGGATGGTGACGTTGTTGCAACTTCTGCGATTAGTGTTATGAAAAAACTCTATGACTATACTAAAGAGCAATTTGATGAAAAAGGCCTTAGCTTTGATTTATTTATACCAGAAGATACAGAAATTTTAAGTTATAGAGCAGAAGCATTAACATATTGGATAAAGGGTTTTTTATCTGGTGTGGGCTTGTTTGGATTAGATTATGAAAATAGTAATTCAAAGGAAGTTAAAGAAGCAATACGTGACCTTATGCAAATTTCTTATATGGATTATGAAGCTTTGGATGACGGAGATGCTAGTGAAGAAGACTTTATGGAGCTCGTTGAATATACAAAGGTTGCTGTGTTGCTTATAGATAGTGAAAGTGTGTAA
- a CDS encoding FAD-dependent monooxygenase — MKDKYNIVIVGGGVVGLLTSLSLAKQGFQILHIERDALVVKNDTRSLALSYSSTAILNALNLWSEIEGDSQPIKKVHVSDKGNYGRAELSAEEENLPFLGYIVKMKLLLEVALKRVSETKNITKAFLTTVESISEEQNEYVLNIRDSENNHKKVKADLFIACDGANSSIRKQLGVLADTKDYKQDAIVFDIDTELDHQGVAYERFVGDGVLALLPKDDNKMACVWTVDRAEVDSIVKLSNQEFKNFVQERFGYRLGEFINISKPMVFPLYLVQSQKVFKDNVLFFGNALHFLHPVSGQGLNLSVRDIGCLYDLFKDLDITDKQKLTNVLQNFADLRKSDHNRTVKVTHSFIQLFVSDNFTLKTLRNAGLHLLQRSKIAKKTFSRLMMGKLSKGSTLMRKVVE, encoded by the coding sequence ATGAAAGATAAATATAATATTGTTATTGTCGGTGGAGGAGTTGTTGGTCTTCTAACATCATTATCATTAGCTAAACAAGGTTTTCAAATTTTACATATTGAAAGAGATGCATTAGTGGTAAAAAATGATACTAGAAGTTTAGCCTTATCATATTCATCAACAGCAATTTTAAATGCCTTAAATCTTTGGTCAGAAATAGAGGGTGATTCCCAACCGATAAAAAAAGTACATGTATCTGATAAAGGAAATTATGGTAGGGCAGAGCTTTCTGCTGAAGAAGAAAATCTTCCTTTTCTAGGGTATATTGTTAAGATGAAACTATTGTTAGAAGTTGCTCTGAAAAGGGTATCTGAGACTAAAAATATAACAAAAGCATTTTTAACTACAGTTGAATCAATTTCAGAAGAACAAAATGAATATGTTTTAAATATTAGAGATTCAGAAAATAATCATAAAAAAGTTAAAGCTGATTTATTTATAGCATGCGACGGCGCTAATTCCAGTATTAGAAAGCAGCTTGGTGTTTTAGCTGATACAAAAGACTATAAACAAGATGCTATAGTTTTTGATATTGATACTGAGTTGGATCATCAGGGTGTGGCTTATGAAAGGTTTGTAGGTGATGGTGTTTTAGCTCTTTTACCAAAAGATGATAATAAGATGGCTTGTGTCTGGACTGTAGATAGAGCAGAAGTAGATTCTATAGTTAAATTGTCAAATCAAGAATTTAAGAACTTTGTGCAAGAAAGATTTGGATATAGATTGGGAGAATTTATTAATATTTCAAAACCTATGGTTTTTCCACTATATTTAGTACAGTCGCAAAAGGTTTTTAAAGATAATGTTTTATTTTTTGGAAATGCCTTACACTTCCTTCATCCAGTTTCTGGACAGGGCTTAAACTTAAGTGTTAGAGATATTGGCTGTCTATATGATTTATTTAAAGACTTAGATATAACAGATAAACAAAAACTTACAAATGTTTTACAAAATTTTGCAGATCTAAGGAAATCTGATCATAATAGGACTGTAAAAGTAACACATAGTTTTATACAGTTGTTTGTATCAGACAATTTTACTCTAAAAACACTTAGGAATGCAGGATTACATTTACTACAAAGAAGTAAAATAGCTAAAAAAACATTTAGTAGATTAATGATGGGTAAGCTTAGTAAAGGCTCAACATTAATGAGAAAGGTCGTAGAATAA
- a CDS encoding UbiH/UbiF/VisC/COQ6 family ubiquinone biosynthesis hydroxylase: MLQKDVVIVGAGMVGLSLALALYNKGIQVVIVEAGKIHAKKLSNDRVETRVSAINHNSQNFLKELDVWSSIKDERVSPYYTMRVWDDTPDEYINITAEEISEHSLGHIVENQLIVDSLLNKIRSTDIQILENSKINEIQRYKDTVRVKFDDLEIEANLLVGADGANSFVRDYFNFPTKVKAYDHTAIVATLELEKSHEATAYQRFYDKGVLAFLPLEDQKRASIVWSLKSEYANYINSLDDSDFEKELSKAINGTLGEVKLLSKRFSFPLAERHAKEYIQDRVVLVGDACHTIHPLAGQGINLGFKDVQVLVDVLSEAFEKGRILGALSTLDKYQRQRKLDNTKMIYLMKAFKEVFASNNSVISSLRKFGLNFVNKNNLVKKTIVKQAL; encoded by the coding sequence ATGTTACAGAAAGATGTAGTAATAGTTGGTGCAGGTATGGTTGGCTTGTCACTAGCATTAGCTTTATACAATAAAGGTATCCAAGTAGTAATAGTAGAGGCTGGTAAAATACATGCTAAAAAATTGTCTAATGATAGGGTTGAAACACGAGTTAGTGCAATAAATCATAATAGTCAAAACTTTCTTAAAGAGCTAGATGTATGGAGTTCTATAAAAGATGAAAGAGTTTCTCCTTATTATACGATGAGAGTGTGGGATGATACTCCAGATGAATATATAAACATTACAGCTGAAGAAATATCAGAGCATAGCCTTGGGCATATTGTAGAAAATCAGCTTATAGTAGACTCACTTTTAAATAAAATTAGATCAACAGATATACAAATATTAGAAAACTCTAAGATTAATGAAATACAAAGATATAAAGATACTGTTAGAGTAAAATTTGATGATTTAGAAATAGAAGCAAATTTACTAGTTGGAGCTGATGGAGCTAACTCATTTGTAAGGGATTATTTTAATTTTCCAACAAAAGTAAAAGCATATGACCATACAGCTATTGTAGCAACTTTAGAGTTAGAAAAATCTCATGAAGCTACTGCATATCAAAGATTTTATGATAAGGGAGTGTTGGCTTTTCTACCATTAGAAGATCAAAAAAGAGCTTCAATAGTTTGGTCATTAAAATCAGAATATGCGAATTATATTAATTCTTTAGATGATAGCGATTTTGAAAAAGAGCTTTCTAAAGCTATTAATGGAACGCTAGGAGAAGTGAAGCTTCTTTCTAAAAGATTTAGTTTTCCTCTAGCTGAAAGACATGCGAAAGAGTATATCCAAGATAGGGTGGTCTTAGTAGGTGATGCTTGCCATACTATACATCCTTTAGCAGGACAAGGTATTAATTTAGGCTTTAAAGATGTTCAGGTATTAGTAGATGTTCTAAGTGAAGCTTTTGAAAAAGGTAGAATATTAGGTGCTTTATCGACATTAGATAAGTATCAAAGACAACGGAAATTAGACAATACAAAAATGATATATTTGATGAAAGCATTTAAAGAAGTGTTTGCTAGTAATAATAGTGTCATTAGTAGCCTGAGAAAATTTGGTCTAAATTTTGTAAATAAAAATAATTTGGTTAAGAAAACTATAGTTAAACAAGCTTTATAA
- a CDS encoding DEAD/DEAH box helicase has product MLFSDLHVSQDIIKILENKNIKTPTNSQILSFEKILTGNNIWLKSPTGSGKTLAYILPIINKLLTDKKPLTQVVFFTPTHELAIQISNFINETFSSIGIKSLALIGKASIDRQKEKLKKKPNIVVGSVGRILELIDQKKLKAAHLQYCIIDEADRMLEDDSLKLLKQIISKTTNLQYILGSATIKNHAFDIANGFIENLELVDNSKEKETIEHSYITADGNRKTDALRKLLNKIFPAKSIVFLHRNNDVDFVTKKIDKLECGVGSIHGEQDKIDRANTIKKFKNGQIKVLVASDVAARGLDINDVDFVINYDIPSKVEDYQHRAGRTGRMGKSGKSILIIKESEFSYIEKLQKKLNINIKNEVF; this is encoded by the coding sequence ATGTTATTCTCAGACTTACACGTAAGCCAAGATATTATAAAAATATTAGAAAATAAAAATATCAAAACACCTACAAATTCACAAATTTTAAGCTTTGAGAAAATTTTAACTGGAAATAATATTTGGCTAAAATCACCAACAGGTAGTGGTAAAACACTAGCTTATATTTTACCAATCATAAATAAATTATTAACAGATAAAAAACCTCTAACACAAGTTGTATTTTTTACACCCACTCATGAATTAGCTATTCAAATTAGTAATTTTATAAATGAGACTTTCTCAAGCATAGGCATTAAATCATTAGCATTAATTGGTAAAGCATCGATAGACAGACAAAAAGAAAAATTAAAGAAAAAACCTAATATTGTTGTTGGTTCTGTTGGGAGAATTCTAGAACTTATTGATCAAAAGAAACTAAAAGCCGCTCATTTACAATACTGCATTATAGATGAAGCAGATCGCATGCTTGAAGATGATAGTTTAAAGCTTTTAAAACAAATCATCTCTAAAACTACAAATCTACAATATATATTAGGTTCTGCTACTATCAAAAACCATGCCTTTGATATTGCTAATGGTTTTATAGAAAACTTAGAGCTTGTTGATAACTCAAAAGAAAAAGAAACTATAGAGCATAGTTATATTACTGCTGATGGCAACCGTAAAACAGATGCATTACGAAAGTTACTTAACAAAATATTTCCAGCTAAATCTATAGTATTCTTACATAGAAATAATGATGTAGATTTTGTCACAAAAAAAATAGATAAACTAGAATGTGGTGTTGGCTCTATTCATGGTGAACAAGATAAGATTGATAGAGCTAATACCATCAAAAAATTCAAAAATGGACAAATTAAAGTTCTCGTTGCTTCTGATGTCGCCGCTAGAGGTCTTGATATTAATGATGTCGATTTTGTAATAAATTATGATATCCCATCTAAAGTAGAAGACTATCAACATAGAGCTGGCAGAACAGGTCGTATGGGTAAATCTGGCAAAAGTATTTTAATAATCAAAGAATCTGAATTTTCTTATATTGAAAAACTACAAAAAAAATTAAACATCAATATTAAGAATGAAGTTTTTTAA
- the queA gene encoding tRNA preQ1(34) S-adenosylmethionine ribosyltransferase-isomerase QueA, translating to MKTDDFDYKLPEELIASYPLENRDASKLLKLNKHTGEIVDHKFTDFIDFINPKDLLVFNNSKVMLARLYGSKTTGAKLEFLIEKVKTPKIFETHIKANRSPVIGSEIYVQDTLAKVFEKDGGIYLLELQGEKDIYQLMEEFGHIPLPPYMKRYDEAFDAERYQTVYAKDLGSVAAPTAGLHFSDSLMQQIKDKGIDTAYITLHVGSGTFKPVQVDDVNNHKMHSEVISVPEDVCEKICQTKANGGRVIAIGTTSVRSLETAGQNGEIQPYQGETDIFLYPGKKFNVVDAMITNFHLPKSTLIMLVSAFAGKENIMKAYHHAIVEKYRFFSYGDAMFIF from the coding sequence ATGAAAACAGATGATTTTGATTATAAATTACCAGAAGAGCTGATTGCTAGTTATCCTCTAGAGAATAGAGATGCTAGTAAATTATTGAAGTTAAATAAGCACACTGGCGAGATAGTGGATCATAAGTTTACAGATTTTATAGATTTTATAAATCCTAAAGATTTACTTGTTTTTAACAATAGTAAAGTAATGTTGGCCCGTTTGTATGGTAGTAAAACTACTGGAGCAAAATTAGAGTTCCTAATAGAAAAAGTAAAAACACCAAAAATATTTGAAACACATATTAAAGCAAATCGTTCACCAGTTATTGGAAGCGAAATATATGTGCAAGATACATTAGCTAAAGTGTTTGAGAAAGATGGTGGTATATATCTGCTTGAATTACAAGGTGAAAAAGATATTTATCAGCTTATGGAAGAGTTTGGGCATATTCCACTGCCACCATATATGAAACGTTATGATGAGGCCTTTGATGCTGAAAGGTATCAAACAGTATATGCTAAAGACCTTGGCTCAGTTGCTGCGCCAACAGCAGGCTTACACTTTTCAGACTCGTTAATGCAACAGATAAAAGACAAGGGTATTGATACAGCTTATATAACTTTACATGTGGGTTCGGGAACATTTAAGCCGGTCCAGGTTGATGATGTTAACAATCACAAAATGCATTCAGAAGTTATATCAGTACCAGAAGATGTTTGTGAAAAGATTTGCCAAACAAAAGCAAATGGTGGGAGAGTGATAGCTATCGGCACAACTTCTGTACGCTCACTTGAAACAGCAGGGCAAAATGGTGAAATCCAACCTTATCAAGGCGAGACAGATATTTTTCTATATCCAGGAAAAAAGTTTAATGTTGTGGATGCTATGATTACAAACTTTCATTTACCTAAATCGACGCTTATTATGCTAGTTAGTGCTTTTGCAGGTAAAGAAAATATTATGAAAGCATATCATCATGCAATAGTAGAAAAGTATAGGTTTTTTAGCTATGGCGACGCTATGTTTATTTTTTAG
- a CDS encoding thiamine pyrophosphate-binding protein — protein MLKSGKQILNDFFDTFEIEYVFGNPGTTETTFLDVISENKNCEYILGLHESVATGIAAGYALESGKPAVLNIHTYPGLANAMSNMFNAYAAGIPLFVIAGQQNRKHLIHKPILSGNLTELAKTATKVQYEVQHISDLNIALQRCYLESLESKMPTFLSIPMEIYTDKCETGYFKPTKLIDNTQVLDLDEIGNLLDACENRIAFVIDAEVVWSNKVKTNLSEISVKLDADIYLAPFSLKTSIDINASNYKGVLPAVSLEANNLLSNYEIIILLGEKIQSFLHHEKQTIPEESTLIQFSSGNIRTRYDYPFDYVIRGDIGNNLGIIADYFKNKNSKNKSPLVIEEESFNKDSLLFDILNYSARDTPIVIEGSTNQTLLEEITYALKFSKVYYEPRGGALGMAMPLSVGISLHSKKHSICFVGDGGSMYSIHSIWSAARYNIPVIFICIINDEYKILKELWHLQVPETPEQKYVGMDITNPKLDLYSIAKGFGAKTIKADKNSYKNAIDEALKFNGPTFITIPGNEC, from the coding sequence ATGCTAAAAAGCGGTAAGCAGATACTTAATGATTTTTTTGATACATTTGAAATAGAATATGTTTTTGGTAATCCTGGTACTACAGAAACTACTTTTTTGGATGTGATTTCAGAAAATAAAAACTGTGAATATATATTGGGTTTACATGAATCTGTTGCAACAGGGATTGCTGCGGGATATGCATTAGAAAGTGGTAAACCAGCTGTTTTAAATATACATACATATCCTGGATTGGCAAATGCTATGAGCAATATGTTCAACGCATATGCGGCAGGAATACCTCTTTTCGTTATTGCGGGACAGCAAAATAGGAAGCATCTTATTCATAAGCCAATATTATCAGGCAATTTAACAGAGCTTGCTAAAACTGCAACAAAAGTACAATATGAAGTACAACATATATCTGATCTGAATATAGCTCTTCAAAGATGCTACTTAGAGTCATTAGAGTCTAAAATGCCAACTTTTTTGTCTATACCAATGGAAATTTATACAGATAAATGTGAAACAGGATATTTTAAGCCAACTAAATTAATAGATAATACTCAAGTTTTAGATTTAGATGAGATTGGTAATTTATTAGATGCATGTGAAAATAGAATAGCTTTTGTTATTGATGCTGAGGTGGTTTGGAGTAATAAAGTTAAAACAAACTTGAGCGAAATAAGTGTTAAATTAGATGCAGATATTTACTTAGCTCCATTTTCTTTGAAAACATCAATTGATATTAATGCTTCAAACTACAAAGGAGTTTTACCAGCTGTTTCTTTAGAGGCTAATAATCTATTATCTAACTATGAAATAATCATTTTATTGGGTGAAAAGATTCAGTCATTTTTACACCATGAAAAACAGACGATACCAGAAGAGTCTACTTTAATTCAGTTTAGCAGTGGAAATATAAGAACTAGATACGATTATCCATTTGATTATGTTATTAGAGGTGATATAGGTAATAATTTAGGAATAATTGCAGACTATTTTAAAAATAAAAATTCAAAGAACAAATCTCCTCTAGTTATAGAAGAAGAAAGTTTTAATAAAGATAGCTTATTATTTGATATATTAAATTATTCTGCTCGTGATACACCTATAGTAATTGAAGGCTCTACTAATCAAACATTGCTTGAAGAAATAACCTACGCCTTAAAATTTTCAAAAGTTTATTATGAACCTAGAGGTGGTGCATTAGGTATGGCTATGCCATTATCCGTTGGTATTTCTCTACATAGTAAAAAGCATAGTATATGTTTTGTTGGTGATGGTGGAAGTATGTATTCAATCCACAGTATCTGGAGTGCTGCTAGATATAATATTCCTGTAATATTTATATGTATTATTAATGATGAATATAAAATATTAAAAGAGCTATGGCATTTGCAAGTCCCAGAAACTCCCGAGCAAAAGTATGTAGGAATGGATATTACAAATCCTAAATTAGATTTATATAGTATTGCTAAAGGTTTTGGAGCTAAAACTATTAAAGCTGATAAAAATAGTTATAAAAATGCTATAGATGAGGCTTTAAAATTCAATGGGCCAACGTTTATAACTATACCTGGTAATGAATGTTAA
- a CDS encoding Cof-type HAD-IIB family hydrolase, protein MKKAFFFDIDGTLVYPENKQLVVSKKSINAINELRSKGHKTFIATGRTEAFVPNSVYELDMDGFVTANGSVVRIDNKLVYEKLFPEEAINRVLDFCEQNNHPWMFEGDKAYVESLASKELKYFYNSVIVNKEKIIESKNLDNAIIYNALIMADYVNLNALRKALGKGYVVAEHFSCGYVDCYLENHTKADGISKVIEHLGLEGYKTYAFGDGNNDLEMFDKVDCGIAMNNASDKLKAKASLITKSNFEDGIFHALKELNLI, encoded by the coding sequence ATGAAAAAAGCATTCTTCTTTGATATTGATGGGACTTTAGTTTATCCAGAAAACAAACAGTTAGTTGTTTCTAAAAAAAGTATAAATGCCATTAATGAATTACGCTCTAAAGGACATAAAACTTTTATAGCAACTGGCAGAACCGAAGCCTTTGTACCAAATTCTGTGTATGAGTTAGATATGGATGGGTTTGTTACTGCTAATGGATCTGTGGTTAGAATTGATAATAAATTGGTTTATGAGAAACTTTTTCCAGAAGAAGCAATTAATAGAGTTTTAGATTTCTGTGAGCAAAATAATCATCCATGGATGTTTGAAGGTGATAAAGCTTACGTTGAGAGTTTAGCCTCAAAAGAATTAAAATATTTTTATAATAGTGTAATAGTTAATAAAGAAAAAATTATTGAATCTAAAAATCTAGATAATGCGATTATTTATAATGCATTGATAATGGCAGACTATGTTAATCTTAATGCTTTGCGTAAAGCGCTAGGTAAAGGATATGTGGTAGCTGAACATTTTTCTTGTGGGTATGTTGATTGTTATCTTGAGAATCATACAAAAGCAGATGGAATATCTAAAGTGATAGAACATCTAGGTCTTGAAGGATATAAAACTTATGCTTTTGGCGATGGTAATAATGATTTAGAAATGTTTGATAAAGTTGATTGTGGTATTGCTATGAATAATGCTTCTGACAAGCTAAAAGCAAAAGCATCTTTGATAACTAAGAGTAATTTTGAAGATGGAATATTTCATGCTTTAAAAGAATTGAATTTAATTTAG
- a CDS encoding queuosine precursor transporter gives MTNFELLFLYTIIDFFIAFLAYRLFGKKGLIVFIIISVIAANIQVNKGIDYSVFGYTFSATMGNVMFGGIFLANDLLNEKYGKDEARKAVFISIFAGLSFVVLMCFSTLYQSITSDEYYKNTNEAMDLFFSINGGALKAIIIGNLVYLISQLFDVFIYARFKSYNSELKWLWLRNSGSTAISQLIDTTLITYGFAFAGIIPMEYALEMVFTTLLIKYIVTVINSPLFYLIAFVKPSKRFI, from the coding sequence GTGACAAACTTTGAACTACTTTTTCTATATACGATTATAGATTTCTTTATAGCATTTTTAGCATATCGCCTATTTGGCAAAAAAGGGCTTATTGTTTTTATAATTATTAGTGTTATTGCAGCAAACATACAAGTAAACAAAGGCATTGATTACTCTGTTTTTGGATATACATTCTCAGCAACTATGGGAAATGTAATGTTTGGTGGAATATTTTTAGCTAATGATCTACTTAATGAAAAATATGGAAAAGATGAAGCTAGAAAAGCCGTATTTATTTCAATATTCGCGGGGCTCTCTTTTGTTGTCTTAATGTGTTTTTCAACTCTTTATCAAAGCATAACCTCTGATGAATACTATAAAAATACCAATGAAGCTATGGATTTATTTTTTTCTATTAATGGAGGAGCTCTAAAAGCTATTATAATAGGTAACTTGGTCTATCTAATTTCTCAGCTTTTTGATGTATTTATTTACGCAAGATTTAAAAGCTATAATTCAGAATTGAAATGGCTTTGGTTAAGAAATAGTGGCTCTACTGCCATTTCACAGCTTATTGATACAACACTTATAACATATGGATTTGCTTTTGCTGGAATTATCCCAATGGAATACGCTTTAGAAATGGTCTTTACTACTCTGCTTATAAAATATATTGTGACAGTTATTAACTCGCCTCTTTTTTATCTAATAGCTTTTGTGAAACCAAGTAAGAGATTTATTTAG
- the gloA gene encoding lactoylglutathione lyase, translating into MRFAHTMLRVKDLDKSIDFYTNILGMKVLKKSDNPQYKYTLAFLGYGDINANTALELTYNWGDHEYDHGNAFGHLCMEVNDVYKTCDEIKAKGGIVTREAGPVKGGTSIIAFIKDPDGYQIELIDEKVR; encoded by the coding sequence ATGAGATTTGCACATACAATGTTGAGAGTTAAGGATTTAGATAAATCTATAGATTTCTATACAAACATATTAGGGATGAAAGTTCTTAAAAAATCTGATAATCCACAATATAAATATACTTTAGCATTTTTGGGATATGGAGATATAAATGCAAATACAGCTTTAGAGCTTACATATAACTGGGGAGATCATGAATATGATCATGGTAATGCTTTTGGTCATTTATGTATGGAAGTTAATGATGTATACAAAACATGTGATGAAATAAAAGCAAAAGGTGGTATAGTAACTAGAGAGGCTGGTCCTGTTAAAGGAGGGACCTCGATTATCGCTTTTATAAAAGATCCTGATGGATACCAAATAGAATTAATAGATGAGAAAGTAAGATAA
- a CDS encoding metallophosphoesterase family protein: protein MKILHISDLHFGYHDEHIIQKFKNFTRIENPDLIIVTGDLTHRAKTDQFKAAKEFIKDLPCKTLCIPGNHDVPLYRLYKRFFSPFSKYKNIMNLPKEISFENDLVNVIGLNSVNPKSVKKGKLTSLQLEHIDNYFSHENKWNILMFHHNISKIEDLHNPLHSSKDLIEIAKDRPIHIICTGHLHYSHVNPIDEKFPIIAHAGSLSCKRKNDNYNSFFSFDIDLKNLKITKHIYKEGSFIKDAYWEFSK, encoded by the coding sequence ATGAAAATTTTACATATTTCTGACTTACACTTTGGTTACCATGATGAACATATCATCCAAAAATTTAAAAACTTCACTCGAATAGAAAATCCTGACTTAATAATAGTTACCGGCGATTTAACACATCGTGCTAAAACTGATCAATTTAAAGCTGCGAAAGAGTTTATTAAGGATTTGCCTTGCAAAACTCTTTGTATACCAGGTAATCATGATGTTCCTTTATATAGATTATATAAACGCTTTTTTTCACCGTTTTCAAAATATAAAAATATCATGAATCTTCCAAAAGAAATTTCTTTTGAAAATGATCTAGTTAATGTAATTGGTTTAAACTCTGTTAATCCAAAATCTGTAAAGAAAGGAAAACTAACTAGTCTTCAACTTGAGCATATAGATAATTATTTCTCTCATGAGAATAAATGGAATATATTAATGTTTCATCACAACATATCTAAAATTGAAGATCTTCATAATCCACTGCATTCTTCTAAAGATTTGATAGAAATTGCTAAAGATCGCCCTATTCATATTATTTGCACAGGACATCTACACTATAGTCATGTAAACCCAATAGATGAAAAGTTCCCAATAATTGCACATGCTGGATCTCTTTCATGCAAAAGAAAGAATGATAATTATAATAGCTTTTTTAGCTTTGATATTGATTTAAAAAACTTAAAAATAACTAAACATATCTATAAAGAAGGTAGTTTTATAAAAGACGCTTATTGGGAATTCTCAAAATAA